The Gammaproteobacteria bacterium genome has a segment encoding these proteins:
- a CDS encoding phosphoglycerate mutase family protein gives MKTLLLVRHAERPTIPADEVGNEVLLTEKGEKDTLLFASQIAGPIVSIKSSSIPRCVQTAELIARQAMFPLAVVHSRLLGDPGFIIEDGGQAWKHWQEKGHQRVNQHLLAGDKHWSGFAPLDQATQEMTQVIERSLRNASEGVHVWVTHDTVLAAYASRVLPERLCLEEWPDFLGHLRIELHGQGLIYRYYKRASH, from the coding sequence ATGAAAACTCTTTTACTTGTGCGTCACGCAGAGAGACCAACCATTCCCGCAGATGAAGTAGGGAACGAAGTCTTACTTACGGAAAAAGGTGAAAAAGACACTCTGCTATTCGCTAGCCAGATAGCAGGCCCCATCGTAAGTATCAAAAGCAGTTCCATACCTCGATGCGTTCAAACGGCAGAGCTCATTGCGAGGCAAGCGATGTTTCCTCTGGCTGTGGTGCATTCCAGGCTGCTCGGCGACCCTGGATTCATCATCGAAGATGGTGGACAAGCATGGAAACACTGGCAGGAAAAAGGCCACCAGCGTGTAAACCAACACCTGTTGGCTGGCGATAAACATTGGAGTGGTTTTGCACCGCTGGACCAAGCAACGCAAGAGATGACGCAAGTAATCGAACGCAGCTTAAGAAACGCGAGTGAAGGGGTCCACGTTTGGGTTACGCACGACACTGTCTTGGCTGCGTATGCGTCTCGAGTGCTGCCCGAGCGGCTCTGTTTGGAAGAGTGGCCTGACTTTCTTGGCCATCTACGAATTGAATTGCATGGTCAAGGATTAATCTATAGATACTACAAGAGAGCTTCACATTAG
- a CDS encoding methyltransferase, translating to MTSHEKISVSSCVTHHIKVDGMPLYESRFDEVLSFHQTNSSVQLASVTQGGKSWHILEDGSPAYSAHFDRTFGFYCGYASVVLGDEWFHITPSGAPAYDERYIFAGNFQNDVCVVCDHDGAYFHINQEGRALYGDKWKYCGDFREGIAVVQSASGLSTHITTSGKFLHQCWFNDLDVYHKGCARARDLLGWFHIDKTGHERYPQRYANVEPFYNGCARVESHSGALLIIDERGQNLRSLREPATDDFSALSADMVGYWKTFAIATAVELNLFEHLPDSAPRLAQNTKTAVDRLIRLLNGLAELRLVQCQDGIWSATNKGHFLCTKHPQTLATAALEYREKLLHPWASLPDLIRGSYHAQKIFTSVAKNPDRLPGHHTMLQSYARHDYEGVISSLPIESGDVVFDAGGGTGELTRLLQTTFPKAKLVLGDLPEVVEAATVKNKVGFDLFQPWPLTADKIILARVLHDWSDKQSIDILKHAKTALAPSGKILAVEMLLPEGGFDGALCDLHLLSVTGGQERTESQLTSLAEQAGLFLECRIPTQGLVSILVFSSGENLA from the coding sequence ATGACTAGCCACGAAAAAATCAGCGTTTCGTCCTGCGTAACGCACCATATCAAAGTCGATGGGATGCCTCTCTACGAATCGCGTTTTGACGAAGTGCTGTCGTTTCACCAAACAAATAGCTCCGTCCAACTCGCTTCTGTGACCCAAGGAGGGAAAAGTTGGCATATTCTCGAAGATGGCAGCCCTGCATACTCAGCTCACTTTGACCGAACCTTCGGCTTTTATTGCGGATACGCCTCGGTAGTTTTAGGCGATGAGTGGTTCCATATAACCCCTTCAGGTGCGCCTGCATACGATGAGCGGTACATCTTCGCAGGTAACTTTCAAAATGACGTCTGTGTGGTCTGCGATCACGATGGGGCTTACTTTCACATAAACCAGGAGGGGCGGGCTCTTTATGGTGATAAGTGGAAGTATTGCGGAGACTTCCGAGAAGGCATCGCTGTTGTGCAGTCTGCATCAGGGCTCAGTACTCACATCACGACCAGCGGCAAATTCCTCCATCAGTGCTGGTTCAATGATCTAGATGTTTATCACAAAGGGTGTGCGAGGGCTCGCGACCTGCTCGGCTGGTTCCACATAGATAAAACTGGTCATGAACGCTACCCACAACGGTACGCAAACGTTGAACCCTTCTACAACGGCTGTGCAAGAGTCGAAAGCCATTCAGGGGCTTTGCTGATTATCGACGAAAGAGGACAAAATTTACGCTCTCTCAGAGAGCCCGCTACCGATGACTTCTCGGCCTTATCCGCCGATATGGTTGGCTATTGGAAAACATTTGCTATCGCCACGGCGGTCGAGCTAAACCTGTTCGAACACCTCCCTGATAGTGCTCCTCGACTTGCGCAGAATACCAAGACAGCAGTAGATAGGCTAATCCGGCTACTAAACGGGTTAGCAGAGCTTCGCTTGGTTCAATGCCAAGATGGCATCTGGTCTGCTACCAACAAGGGCCACTTTCTCTGCACTAAGCATCCTCAAACACTAGCCACTGCCGCCTTGGAGTATCGTGAAAAACTTCTTCATCCCTGGGCATCACTCCCCGACCTAATTCGAGGAAGTTATCACGCCCAGAAAATCTTCACTTCCGTCGCGAAAAACCCGGATCGGCTACCTGGCCACCACACCATGCTTCAAAGCTACGCTCGCCATGATTATGAGGGTGTGATCAGCTCACTACCGATTGAAAGTGGAGATGTCGTGTTCGATGCAGGAGGCGGAACTGGAGAGTTAACGCGCCTGCTACAGACAACATTTCCGAAAGCAAAGCTCGTTTTGGGAGATCTACCTGAAGTAGTTGAAGCAGCAACAGTTAAGAACAAAGTTGGCTTCGATCTATTTCAACCGTGGCCGTTAACGGCAGACAAAATCATTCTTGCACGAGTGTTACACGACTGGTCGGACAAGCAGTCTATCGACATACTGAAGCACGCGAAGACCGCGCTTGCACCCTCAGGAAAAATTTTGGCTGTCGAAATGCTCCTTCCCGAAGGTGGGTTTGATGGCGCTTTATGTGACCTTCATTTGCTAAGTGTTACAGGAGGGCAAGAGCGAACGGAGAGTCAATTGACTAGCCTGGCCGAACAGGCGGGACTATTCCTCGAGTGCAGAATACCCACCCAAGGCCTGGTGTCTATCCTGGTGTTTTCTTCAGGGGAGAACCTTGCATGA
- a CDS encoding radical SAM protein gives MCEDHSPFSEDRSTRKAQGSLRPMMNPELLEKTIREAAAMGIREIIPSTMGEPLLYPHFDFFLVLCNELNLSLNLTTNGTFPSRNKSQSVEYWAERIIPIGSDVKISWNGATPSTQASIMPGTSLNTHIDNARRFIAVRDRLGSQHYCSVTMQLTFMRSNLEEISELLELALELGFDRLKGHQLWTHFTKLEKESLRNDVRFAERWNQIVKHCRTRVEHHNASSVKPFRLDNFFELTLDKLDDIAPNGSCPFLGQELWVDPTGRLNVCCAPDQERKALGDFGSLTNSNLKALIQSTAYQELTEHYRQHALCQQCNMRRPHD, from the coding sequence ATGTGCGAAGACCACTCTCCGTTTTCCGAAGATAGAAGTACGCGGAAAGCTCAGGGTAGTCTGCGCCCAATGATGAATCCTGAGTTGCTTGAGAAAACGATTCGCGAAGCAGCGGCAATGGGAATCCGCGAGATCATCCCGTCAACGATGGGAGAACCTCTGCTCTATCCTCATTTCGATTTCTTTCTCGTACTGTGCAATGAGCTGAATCTTTCGCTTAACCTCACAACCAATGGCACGTTCCCCAGCCGGAATAAAAGCCAAAGCGTGGAATACTGGGCCGAAAGAATCATCCCTATCGGCAGCGACGTTAAAATTTCGTGGAACGGTGCTACACCGTCGACTCAGGCGTCCATCATGCCAGGAACCTCTCTCAACACGCATATCGACAATGCTCGGCGTTTTATCGCTGTCCGAGACCGACTAGGGTCCCAACATTACTGTTCAGTTACGATGCAGCTAACGTTTATGCGCAGTAACCTCGAGGAGATCTCTGAGCTCTTAGAGCTGGCACTTGAACTCGGTTTTGACCGACTCAAAGGGCACCAACTATGGACACATTTCACTAAGTTGGAAAAAGAAAGTCTGAGGAACGATGTTCGTTTTGCAGAACGCTGGAATCAAATCGTTAAACACTGCAGAACACGAGTGGAACATCACAATGCAAGTAGTGTTAAGCCTTTCCGTCTGGATAACTTCTTTGAACTGACTCTCGACAAGTTGGATGACATTGCGCCTAACGGCTCTTGTCCATTCTTGGGCCAAGAACTGTGGGTCGATCCGACGGGCAGGCTCAATGTTTGCTGCGCTCCGGATCAAGAACGGAAAGCGCTTGGCGACTTTGGTTCTCTTACCAACTCGAACCTAAAGGCCCTGATTCAAAGCACTGCCTACCAGGAACTAACCGAACACTACCGGCAACACGCGCTTTGCCAGCAGTGCAACATGAGACGTCCCCATGACTAG
- a CDS encoding glycosyltransferase, translating into MKIVKVIHGYPMLYNAGSEVYSQTICHGLVKRGHEVHVFTREEDSFRPDGAIRIGQDADVPEITLHLVNNPRHRDRYRLAVVDQRFAELLDQVKPDIVHIGHLNHLSTSLVYAAKERDIPIIYTLHDYWLMCPRGQFMQMHSSDENLWAACDGQENRKCATQCYARYFSGAEDEIDQDITYWENWVSRRMEHIRDVVDQVDLFISPAHYLKNRYERDFGLPESKSIYLDYGFDRSRMVGRNRESGEPFTFGYIGTHIPAKGIHQLIEAFGKLDGNAKLRIWGRDRGQDSRALRAIAETLPMHKREHVEWMPEYKNQQIARDVFSKIDVIVTPSIWVENSPLVIHEAQQAKVPVITADTGGMGEYVQRRVNGLLFRHRDVDALASQMQALLNDPELAQTLGERGYVYSEDGEIPCIDQHILDLEACYQRLAS; encoded by the coding sequence ATGAAAATTGTAAAAGTCATTCACGGTTACCCAATGCTGTACAACGCAGGATCAGAAGTCTATTCACAGACCATCTGTCATGGACTGGTGAAACGAGGGCATGAAGTTCATGTTTTTACTCGTGAGGAGGATTCCTTCCGACCCGATGGAGCGATTCGTATTGGTCAGGATGCGGATGTGCCTGAAATCACGCTTCACCTCGTTAACAACCCACGCCATCGGGATCGCTACCGCCTCGCCGTTGTCGACCAACGTTTTGCCGAACTGCTCGATCAGGTCAAACCGGACATCGTCCACATCGGGCACCTAAATCACCTGTCCACCTCACTGGTATACGCCGCCAAAGAGCGCGACATCCCTATCATTTATACCCTACACGATTACTGGCTGATGTGCCCCCGTGGCCAATTCATGCAAATGCACTCTTCAGACGAGAATCTGTGGGCCGCATGCGATGGCCAAGAAAACCGTAAATGTGCCACTCAATGCTATGCACGGTACTTCTCTGGAGCCGAGGATGAAATAGACCAGGACATTACCTACTGGGAAAACTGGGTTTCCCGCCGCATGGAACATATTCGTGATGTAGTAGATCAGGTCGATCTGTTTATCTCCCCTGCGCACTACCTGAAGAATCGCTATGAGCGTGATTTCGGCTTGCCTGAGTCTAAAAGTATCTATCTTGATTACGGCTTTGACCGCAGCAGGATGGTCGGACGAAACAGGGAGAGTGGAGAGCCGTTCACGTTTGGCTATATCGGTACACACATCCCTGCAAAAGGCATTCACCAGTTGATCGAAGCATTCGGGAAGTTGGATGGTAATGCCAAGCTACGTATTTGGGGCCGTGATAGAGGGCAAGACTCTCGGGCACTGCGGGCCATTGCCGAGACGTTACCAATGCACAAAAGGGAACACGTTGAGTGGATGCCGGAGTACAAGAACCAGCAAATCGCCCGAGATGTTTTCAGCAAGATCGACGTCATTGTCACTCCCTCCATCTGGGTAGAAAACTCCCCATTGGTAATACATGAAGCCCAACAGGCGAAAGTCCCGGTTATAACAGCCGACACCGGTGGAATGGGTGAGTACGTCCAGCGCAGAGTGAATGGATTGCTATTTCGTCATCGCGATGTTGATGCCCTTGCGTCTCAAATGCAGGCTCTACTTAACGATCCCGAGCTGGCACAAACCTTGGGTGAGAGGGGATATGTGTACAGCGAAGACGGAGAAATACCGTGCATTGACCAGCACATCCTCGATCTGGAAGCTTGCTACCAGCGTTTGGCCTCATGA
- a CDS encoding NAD(P)-dependent oxidoreductase: MKTILITGNRGLVGRHLQAELHKIGFRVRGYDIEDGSGDITDTDKLRSALKGVDGVVHLAAVSRVVWGERDPIKCWQLNAIASESLLKQAIESPSKPWVLVASSREVYGEQHTLPVSEDVVLEPVNVYGRAKLHMEKSALEARTAGLNTAVVRLANVYGCPLDHHDRVLPAFCRNAAMGDHLRVDGFEHLFDFTHVTDTVAGISRLIQLLDAGERSIPPIHLLPGIGTTLRQAAEIAVTEARSKSPIIEATSRSYDVCRFIGNPERARALLGWQAQITPEQGIRQLVNAFMSIDSREAVL, encoded by the coding sequence ATGAAGACCATTTTAATTACTGGCAACAGAGGCCTCGTCGGCAGGCACCTCCAAGCGGAGCTCCACAAAATCGGATTCCGCGTTCGAGGGTACGACATAGAGGATGGGTCAGGAGACATTACTGACACCGACAAACTTAGAAGCGCTTTGAAAGGGGTCGATGGAGTTGTCCATCTAGCCGCTGTATCACGCGTGGTGTGGGGAGAGCGGGACCCTATCAAGTGCTGGCAGCTCAATGCCATTGCTAGCGAGTCCCTATTGAAACAGGCTATCGAAAGCCCTTCCAAACCTTGGGTTCTAGTTGCTAGCAGCAGAGAAGTCTATGGAGAGCAGCACACTCTACCTGTCAGTGAAGATGTCGTGCTTGAACCGGTTAATGTTTATGGCCGCGCCAAACTTCATATGGAAAAGTCGGCTCTGGAAGCGCGAACAGCGGGCCTAAACACGGCTGTTGTTCGCCTGGCAAACGTCTATGGATGTCCCCTAGATCATCATGACCGAGTACTGCCTGCATTTTGCCGGAATGCGGCAATGGGCGACCATCTTCGAGTTGATGGTTTCGAGCACCTTTTCGATTTCACACATGTTACCGATACGGTTGCTGGTATTTCTCGCCTAATTCAACTGCTTGATGCCGGAGAGAGGAGCATCCCTCCGATTCACTTACTTCCCGGCATCGGCACAACGTTGCGCCAAGCCGCAGAGATAGCTGTCACCGAAGCTCGATCCAAATCTCCCATCATTGAAGCGACTTCTCGTAGCTATGACGTCTGTCGCTTTATAGGCAACCCAGAAAGAGCTCGTGCACTGCTGGGTTGGCAGGCACAAATCACACCCGAGCAAGGTATTCGCCAACTGGTGAACGCCTTTATGTCTATCGACTCTCGAGAAGCAGTCTTATGA
- a CDS encoding AbrB/MazE/SpoVT family DNA-binding domain-containing protein: protein MPKVSAKRQITLPIEQCEALGIEPGDEVESFVADNKITIVKKLKGAAKGLLKQVRGDSSMTDEESLQSALK from the coding sequence ATGCCAAAGGTTAGCGCAAAACGACAAATAACATTGCCTATCGAGCAGTGTGAGGCTTTAGGAATTGAGCCTGGTGATGAGGTTGAAAGCTTCGTAGCGGATAACAAAATTACTATTGTTAAGAAGCTAAAGGGAGCGGCTAAGGGGCTTCTCAAACAAGTTCGAGGCGATTCATCTATGACAGATGAAGAATCACTGCAAAGCGCCTTGAAATGA